In Diorhabda sublineata isolate icDioSubl1.1 chromosome 2, icDioSubl1.1, whole genome shotgun sequence, the sequence TTTATCGATACAGCATTTTAAAATTACTGAGCTGTATAGTCCTTTGAGACGATTTGAACTGACTTAAGTCAGTAAGTACATAAAAAATTCTTCGATATTCAGCGGAGGCTCCAAAGAAATACAAAACGATCTGTTGCCGTGCATTTTTGTACCTTGTCATGACCAAATAATTGAGGAAATtgataattcttcttttttgacgATCTTCTAGGCGAATGAAACACGGACGGTATTCTAAAATATCAACtagtattttttttagatgTGTTCGCAATGCTGAGCCAATTGAACGCTTATTGAACTACTTAATTCCTGAACTATATGATGCAGAGTCACTTATTAAAACAATTCTTATAGAatctataattcaaaattttaccCAAAATTTACAGATTACAGAATATTGATGGAGCAGCGGTTGTAAGTGGTTTTCATGCAGGCGTTCaagtatcaattaaaaataggTTATTTACGTAACTAGTTATGGAAAAAGCGATATTGTTCAACAAGAGTAATATTTGCTAAATTTACAAATTACACGAGTTAAACAATATTGCTCTTTTCATAACGTGTTTACGTACGTTTTATCTAATTCCGCGctttcataatatttaataaaatcttcaataaaaatataaatgtggAATCAAATAGTGTTACAATGGAAGCAAAGCCAAAACAAGTCAAAAGTAATCACTTGAAATGTCTTCAGATAGCGTCTTCAGACATTCCATTTGAAGTAAGAGTCTGCAAATgctgtccgcgcctagctcctctccaactcaaccgatttaagtgttcaaaaactcaaaagaaagaagatatttcagcgagtgttcttaaataaaaatgaactctgtagctatattaaaacctgagatatagatctttgaatgtaaaaaaattgccaaaaacctacaaaaatccataactccacattgaatgtccgcgcctagctcctctccaactaaaccgatttaagtgttcaaaaactcaaaagaaagaaggtgtttcagcgagtgttcgtctctatcttgaatagaacctgcgatattgaggatagaacgtgtgtatgtgaaaaactcccataagtaatgtacaggagGAAATCgaatttgagtataacttgagaatggtgaaaattagatgaaatccgatagttgatggctgatctgtgcatcaatacctttcattgaaaaaaaaatgaagcaaatcggttgggtagaacgcctgaacggactcggaatggaaatcatcaatttttttaatatattttttgaaactgaCACATTGCGAGTTTACTTAAGACATTAAAAGTATAGTGGTAAAATATAGTTACGACCTCAATAAAGATGGAAAGTAGTACttgttgaataatatttttcaagcatgATCTGGTTAACAGTGATCAATGAGcagtttgaaatttaaaactaaGATATACCTCAGCATTCCTTAGATTTGGTAGAATAGATTGTACGAAGTTCAACGTGCACACACAAGCTTCACTTTAACTGAAACTTCAAACTAACTCAAACGGCTTTATCCTCTTAAGTCTTCTTTCTAACTCAGTATTAACAAGGAGCCTCGACATTGACTTGATGATGTTTGGAagtgaagtttttttcaaaacattgcaGAAAACCTAAAATTTCTTACCTCAAGCCTCCACTGACTTAAAAACAGTTCAATAGAATACATTCTCCGGCATAATGCTTTTTAATTTAAGGACTGGATGCTTCATATAGCTCCTTGCTAATAGCTTTTCCGTTTTCACACAATTTTACTTCTTAAGAAATTTGGCGATTCTTCTGATATAAATTGTTTCGATTGTCTTTAACTTCCTTCATCATAATCTAGAGTTATCTTCCACTCATTTCATTGACTGTACAATTTTTTAGAGCAAGAACATTTCATCAACATAGTAGGAGCTTGCACTGATACTGGCGTAGAGGATAGGGTCGAAGATGTTCAATAAAATATCTTAAAGGAGATCTGGATTATCAATAGGGCCAAATAGAGTAAAATACACTTTTTACCAAGACTACTTAACGAACCCTATATATAAATTCATGTAGAACAGGTTAGACAGAAAGCAAACGACTTTCTCTTACAGGGAATCCGTCCTTGGATTTAGAAAAATGGAACAAACCAAGAGAGTGGTCACTGACGCCTTACATTCAGATAGAGGAGAACCATCGaatgtttttaattgaaaaatgcgGGACAATGACCAACCAAGAGAGTATCCAGCCCAAATATGGCATCACCGGTTGACTGCATCATACACCATATCTACGATTTCAATgcaaaagaataattttaattgttactCTTGCTACTTTTGGGCCTAGCTCCTCAGAAAatactatgaaaattttattcaaaaactatctaactaattttgttgtaactgttTAAATTTCCacgataattataattaaacaagTATGGAACTATCTAAGTCCTGGCCTGTATAAACTGTTGTGTTTCCCGCATGAAGCAAATGTTTGCTAGTGACATTTCTGAGATTTATTCTCGGCAGTCATGTAATTTAAAATAGAGCCTCATTATATATTCCTCAGTGTTCCATGAACTGAAACTACTGTAACAATGCCATAAATTTGGTAACGAATGAATGTTACCAAGTGCTAATAGACCTATAGCCAACTTCGTACAACTTGAGAGTTATCTTCATATTACGAATATAACACGTTTCCAGTTCTCACTCATCTAGATAATCTCTTACAGAtgtcaaacaaatttaatttatgcATAGAGGAAAACTGCGAAATTGTCGAAATCAATGTTATATTGATTTGTATCGTGTACAATGGATAATctatcaaatgaaattttttgaataaaatatccTCCAATCACACCACATGAATTAATTAGCTTTCTTTTTATATGGAACAGAACATCATAGAACGTGGACATATTTAAGTGATAGATGACGACTAAGTATAAGTATAAAACTTTGTCTACTCCACGAAACGAATTTCAAcgcctcaatctgcctactccttggaattttaccgaggaaatgaaaagctgcaacaaaaacaatataaatggattaaaatagaaataatatgcTTACCATAAAGAACACTGTTGACACTAACACTCCTACTACTGGTCTTGAGTTAACTGGGGAGCTAGTCGCCTGGACCTTGTAATTATAGGGGACCTATTGGCGGATTTAGAGGTTTTGGCGCGCGTGAGAAGTATAGttttaaaggaaattttgtTGATGGTTGAAGTGGTATTGGAGCAAAATGGATGAAGAAGGTGTTTTAAAGTTGCCGGCAATCTATGGCTATCGTCCCTTGTGTTCAGACACTTTCTCTACTTCAATAGCTTCTCGAATTATCCTTGACAACAAGTGTTTCTTTgtgtattatagttattattaacacgttcacattaacatttatttgtaagaaaatttttacatagctttaacaacagaacttattatattatctcatttcttccattcactcagtagtcggttggtcggacagcgttgccagttttcatgagttttgaattaattctggcGTGAACATACTCCCCGCGTTGAAAGCATAAGGATGGCTTTCAAAGGTCAACTGGAAGGGGGCAGATTTTTTGAAAGCTTCTTTTGATGATTTCTCCAGAGGGAGTTCTTATAGAAGCGACCCTAGCGATACCGTCAGGGCCTCTATGGAGCTTGCTGATTCTACCTAATAACCACTGAGTGGGCATAGTGTTCTCGCCTTTCACTAAAACGAGAGAATCTTCTACTAGATGGCCTTGGTTGGACTTCCATTTGGTGCGTCTTTGGAGCTCCGCAATGTACTCAGATTTCCATCTGTTCCAGAAGTGCTGTGCTAATTGTTGTACGAGCTGAAATCTGGAAAGTCGATTCATTTTTATGTCGGTGACATCTTGATCAGGTGCTGCAATTATTGGTCTTCCAATCAAGAAGTGAGCTGGGGTAAGAGGTCCAAAATCGTTGGGATCAGAGCTCAGTGGGCATAAAGGACGCGAATTCAAAATCGCCTCGATTTGTGCGAGAACTGTGGCAAATTCTTCAAATGATAAATGAACTTGGGTCAAAACGCGCCTTAAATGATGCTTTACGCTTTTGACAGCTGCTTCCCACAAACCTCCGAAATGAGGAGAGTAGGGTGGTATAAAACTCCACTCTATATTCTGAGAGCTACATTTCTCGATTATAGTGTTGCTGCCATGTTTTAGAAAATCCTTTAGCTCTCGCTGTGCCCCGACGAAGCTTGTTCCATTGTCGgacaatatttttgatggtTTGCCTCGTCTAGAGACAAAACGATATAGCGcttgaataaatgattctgaAGAAAGGCTAGAAATCAATTCCAAATGGACTGCTTTagttgataaacaaataaatacgcCAATATAACATTTACTTAAACGACAACCTCTACCTTTCTTATCGTTAATCATAAATGGCCCCGCGTAATCAACTCCCACTATTGAAAATGCACTAGAAGGATTAGTTCTATCGCGCGGTAAGTAGGCCATAATTGGCTGTATGGTTTTAGCATTGAATTTGAAGCATTTCACACAATTCTTAACAGTCTTTCGTGCAAGATTTCTACCGGATATAACCCAGTAATTTTCTCTTATAGTGCTTAAGAGCAGCTGAGGGCCGCCATGCAATAGGCGTTCATGTTCTTGTAAAAATAGTAGCTTTGAAAAATGATGCTTTGAATTGATCAAAATTGGATGCCTTTTGTCAAAGGagtaatttgaatgttttagtcGCCCTCCTACGCGTAGCAAACCATCGGGTTCTAGAAAGGGACTAAGACTTAATAGATTACTATGGGAGCTCAAAGgcttgttatttttcaatgtttcaatttcgGTAGAATACGATTGAGATTGACAAATTCGAATGAGACATTTTAGAGAATCACTTAACTCCTGTACTGTAAGAGAACCGCCTCTTCTGCGATTTCTCTGAAGACAATTATCCTTAAATCGTAAAATGTATGCCATTGTTCGTTGCAttcttgagaaatttgaaaaacgttcaaagggaAAACTCAGAGTAGGGGGCGCAACATTGGTCAGAAGACTGGATTTAAGTTCAGGTAAATCATGAAGCACCTCCAGCTTGTCATTGGGCCAAAAACTTGGGTCCTTAGCTAGCCAAGTAGGGCCGCGCCACCACAAATCAGAGTTTAAAATTTGACTAGGATATATTCCCCTTGAAGCAATATCTGCTGGATTATCGTGGGTGGGGATGTGCCTCCAATCGGCGTGTTTAGTGAGAGACTGAATTTCTGCCACTCTATGGGCCGTGAATGTTTTTAGCAGATTCGGGCTTGTGCGTACCCAAGCTAGAGTTATAGTTGAGTCCGACCAAAGTGTgaaagatttgaattgaattttcaaagcaGTTTTAGCTTTATCTGTTAGGCGGGCTAGAAGCAATGCTGCGCATAATTCCAACCGCGGGAttggtattgtttttataggtGCCACCTTTGCTTTGGCGCATAACAGGGATACATGAACCTTTTGATCGGAATCAATACTTCTCAAATAAACACAGGCTCCGTAAGCCTTTTCCGAAGCGTCAGCGAAACCATGCAGTTGTAATTCAACAGCATTCTTGCAAATAGCTTGTCTGTTTAACTCAAGATCGTTCAAAATAAGAAGCTCCTTCTCCAACCTTACCCAATTTTCAGATATAGCTTTTGGAATAGCGTCATCCCAAGCTAATttattttcccataatttttgcATTATCATTTTTGCGATAATAGTACATGGGCTTAGTAAACCAAGGATgtcgaatatttttgatatagtagATAAAATTGTGCGTTTTGTGACCTTTGTACCTATAGGATTggtatgaattttatattgaagctTATCGTTATTGCAAACCCATATCAAGcctaatgtttttgttttgccaTCATGCGCAAATTCTAGTATATCggattttaaatcatttgaacttatatttttgagCGCGTTGGTGTCGTTAGAGCACCATTTTCGGAGTGCGAAACATCCCGATTTAAGAGTGTCACTTATCGCTTTACATATGTATTGCGCATGCTCAAGTGTAGGTGCACCTGTTAACAGGTCATCTACATAAAAGTCGTGCTTAATGATTTCGGCTATTTCCGGGTTCATTTCTTGAATATCCTCAGCGAGTTTAGCTAAACAGCGTATTGCAAGATAACTGGCAGAGGCTTGCCCGTATGTAACGGTATTTAGCTGGTAGACTTCCAGGTTATCACTCGGATTTTCGCGccatacaattttttgcaaatgccTTTGCTCGGGCGTTATTGAAATTTGCCGGTACATTTTAACTATGTCTGCCGAAACTACATAGTTATATTTCCTAAACCTTAAGACTATTGATAGTAAATCGTCTTGTAAAACGGGTCCAATGACTTGAATATTGTTGAAGGATAGACCGTTGCTAGAGGGCGCTGATGCATCGAAAACTACCCGTAGTTTTGTGGTCAAACTCTCTTCTCTCAAAACTCCGTGATGCGGCATGAAATATTCGAAGCTTGAATCATTGCCGTTACAAATTGTCATATGGCCTAGCTCTTTATACTCGttcataaattgtatatatctgCTGTGCAGCATTGGATCTCTCCTGAATTTTCGTTCTAATGCATAGAAACGTTTTTCGGCTTGAGCTTTCGACTCACCTAAACTAGAAGGTTGTTGCTTCAAAGGTATAGTGACTGTAAAACGTCCGTTCGCGTCTCTGGTAGTAGTTTTGATGAAATTGTCCTCGCAAAATTGTTCATCTGGAGAAAGTTGTCGCGTGCTAGATATTTCCTCGATTTCCCAAAATTTGgctattgaatttaataattcctGGTTTATACTTAAATTACAAGAAGCCTTTTCAACGTTGTTAGTACTTATTTGCCCAGATACAACCCAACCTAGCACTGTATCAATTAATAGCggcatattttttcctaacgaaattttgttattgcttaaaattgtccaaaataGGTCCGCGCCAATGAGCATGTCTACTGGTCCGGGAATATTGAATTGTGGATCAGCTAGCTTTAGATCACCTGGAATCGCCCAAGATTGCGTGTTGATTCGACAACACGGCATCACACTTGTAATCTCTTTTAGAATATAACAATTGCCATGCGCTTTAAAATTGGTATGTATAGATTTAAATGAAACCTTACACCTTTTACTGacctttgaaatattgtttgaaattccgAAAATTGAAAGATCTGTTTTATGTGTCGCAATATTCAAACGCTTTTGCAAATCCTCCGTTATAAAGGAAGTTTGAGAACCACAATCTAATAACGCTCTTgctttgtgaaaattattgaaattgtctGAAATGAGTAAACAGGCGGTAGATAATAGCACCTGCCCCGCCGCTGGTACCACTACGCCACTGCTTAGTGCTGCGGAACTTGAGCTCGCGTTGTCCGCTATCTCGAGTTTTTCATGCAAAATTGTATTGTGCCAAGCTTTACACACTTTGCAAGGCCCTAATTTACACTGTTTGACAGAGTGACCCGAACGCAAACAGTTATGgcaaagatttgattttttgacaaaatcttttttttgtgttattgttaATCCGAGAAACTCTGCACAACGATATATTGAATGCTCTTTCTTGCAATAGGAGCATGTATATGTACTTGAGGTCAATGACCTTACTctactttgtttattgaatttattttcctcattactaaattttgaatctgatttatttaaactgaGACTGTTCTTTGATTCTaacatattaagaaaattggaacgtttttgtaaaaattgtaggAATTTATCTAACTTTGGCAATTCTTCCTGATCTCTATTTTCCCTTTCCCATTCAAGGTTTGAGCTAGTATCTAATTTATTagtaatccaaaaaattagtagaggatcccaattagttatattttgccCCAATTGTTCAATAGATCCCAAATGTTTGTGAATATCGTCAgctaaattttgtagtttttcagctgtcggtttttgtatattttctaatgaaaaaatagctctaatatgttcatatattaattttttagtattgtcaaatctttttgaaattgtgGCCCATGCCACTTCATAATTGTCGgccgtatatttgattttggaaatggaCGCCGCTGCTGTTCCTCCTAGTGCACTTcgcaagtaataaaatttttgaatattatctaattttttactatcATGAATAAGGCTTTTATATGTGTCCCTGAATTCTAACCAATCTTCAAAGTTTCCACTGAATTTAGGAAGTGATATATCCGGAAGCTTTATACCCTCGTTTTTACAACAAGCTTTGTCTGAAATCACGCTAAGATTTGTATCATTATCGTGATTATTGTAgctttgtaaaatgtttttagcaACAGCGATTGCatcataatatgaattttcaaatctctCTCGTTCGATTAATTGCTCATCTAAATTTATATCATCCTGTAACTCTATTTCTAATTGATATGATTTGAATTCGTCAAGATAATTTTCGGCATCACGTaacctatcttttaattttgtaacttctGTTTGGCTTAAATTAGATATAGTTGCAAATTCATTTACCGCTTTTGTGAAAATAGTTAACTGAGCTTTAATTACACctcttttctttattagtttGCCAAGTTCTGCCATTTTATATTGTCAAATTGTTCAAGCACAAACAGAGAAGCTTTGAAATCgcaaatggaaagaaaaattcggaaataaataatttggaacaAACTCACTCTGATTTCGGTCGAACTGCCTGATTCTTGCAATTGAACTAGTCGGCCAGTTGAGTTGATGTCTGGTCGCCGTGATATTGTATCGACTACTTGTTTGGTCGATCA encodes:
- the LOC130440636 gene encoding uncharacterized protein LOC130440636, with translation MAELGKLIKKRGVIKAQLTIFTKAVNEFATISNLSQTEVTKLKDRLRDAENYLDEFKSYQLEIELQDDINLDEQLIERERFENSYYDAIAVAKNILQSYNNHDNDTNLSVISDKACCKNEGIKLPDISLPKFSGNFEDWLEFRDTYKSLIHDRKNMPLLIDTVLGWVVSGQISTNNVEKASCNLSINQELLNSIAKFWEIEEISSTRQLSPDEQFCEDNFIKTTTRDANGRFTVTIPLKQQPSSLGESKAQAEKRFYALERKFRRDPMLHSRYIQFMNEYKELGHMTICNGNDSSFEYFMPHHGVLREESLTTKLRVVFDASAPSSNGLSFNNIQVIGPVLQDDLLSIVLRFRKYNYVVSADIVKMYRQISITPEQRHLQKIVWRENPSDNLEVYQLNTVTYGQASASYLAIRCLAKLAEDIQEMNPEIAEIIKHDFYVDDLLTGAPTLEHAQYICKAISDTLKSGCFALRKWCSNDTNALKNISSNDLKSDILEFAHDGKTKTLGLIWVCNNDKLQYKIHTNPIGTKVTKRTILSTISKIFDILGLLSPCTIIAKMIMQKLWENKLAWDDAIPKAISENWVRLEKELLILNDLELNRQAICKNAVELQLHGFADASEKAYGACVYLRSIDSDQKVHVSLLCAKAKVAPIKTIPIPRLELCAALLLARLTDKAKTALKIQFKSFTLWSDSTITLAWVRTSPNLLKTFTAHRVAEIQSLTKHADWRHIPTHDNPADIASRGIYPSQILNSDLWWRGPTWLAKDPSFWPNDKLEVLHDLPELKSSLLTNVAPPTLSFPFERFSNFSRMQRTMAYILRFKDNCLQRNRRRGGSLTVQELSDSLKCLIRICQSQSYSTEIETLKNNKPLSSHSNLLSLSPFLEPDGLLRVGGRLKHSNYSFDKRHPILINSKHHFSKLLFLQEHERLLHGGPQLLLSTIRENYWVISGRNLARKTVKNCVKCFKFNAKTIQPIMAYLPRDRTNPSSAFSIVGVDYAGPFMINDKKGRGCRLSKCYIGVFICLSTKAVHLELISSLSSESFIQALYRFVSRRGKPSKILSDNGTSFVGAQRELKDFLKHGSNTIIEKCSSQNIEWSFIPPYSPHFGGLWEAAVKSVKHHLRRVLTQVHLSFEEFATVLAQIEAILNSRPLCPLSSDPNDFGPLTPAHFLIGRPIIAAPDQDVTDIKMNRLSRFQLVQQLAQHFWNRWKSEYIAELQRRTKWKSNQGHLVEDSLVLVKGENTMPTQWLLGRISKLHRGPDETTKTYILSVYAADTSKSQEETDSFYDELQITMDKIPKQDEIMILGDFNGRIGNEVISGIKNRFNEETLNSNGEQLIQFCAHIELRINNTFYPHIENTRGHKSIIYYIITNRNIHPSKILDVRTLTSVNTGTNHHMVLAIMRNCVQRKTQNKPKVTEKLNIESLSDDTTKYLYQQRLRKAINENKILKDDTVELAWKRLSTNIRTAAEEALGKRKVNLNGKLNTKPWFTHEIKSLAEEKRKAYLQCRSQTITYANYKVVRNRTNM